Proteins from one Rhinopithecus roxellana isolate Shanxi Qingling chromosome 20, ASM756505v1, whole genome shotgun sequence genomic window:
- the TMEM114 gene encoding transmembrane protein 114 isoform X5, with product MRVHLGGLAGAAALTGALSFVLLAAAIGTDFWYIIDTERLERSGLGAQDLLGSINRSQLEPLSSHSGLWRTCRVQSPCTPLMNPFWLENVTVSESSRQLLTAF from the exons ATGCGGGTGCACCTGGGCGGGCTGGCCGGCGCGGCTGCGCTGACAGGGGCGCTCAGCTTTGTGCTTCTGGCGGCCGCCATCGGCACGGACTTCTGGTACATCATTGACACCGAGCGACTGGAGAGGAGCGGCCTGGGGGCGCAGGACCTTCTGGGGTCCATCAATCGCAGCCAGCTGGAGCCTCTGAGCTCCCACTCCGGCCTCTGGCGGACCTGCCGGG TCCAGAGCCCGTGCACACCGCTGATGAACCCCTTCTGGCTGGAGAACGTGACAGTCAGCGAATCCAGCCGGCAACTTCTCA